A stretch of the Sulfurimonas sp. HSL3-1 genome encodes the following:
- a CDS encoding lysophospholipid acyltransferase family protein: MKILARINWVYSTLVIFTGLLLKILFYPFVPRPYASKIAAWFIRLLIFVHVRKVGEPDPEAQMYIINHQSELDIGVIESTTQRELAWVAKKELFEVPFFSLAVRLSREIPLERESKSALVALLKAAKERIDDGRIVCIFPEGTRSESGRMRRFKPGAKLIADKLGLTVQPVVLIHTARFFSTKRMTAAPGMITAIYLESFTADKSDKKWLETVQHQMQETYDRYVQKENV; this comes from the coding sequence ATGAAGATACTTGCGCGGATTAACTGGGTTTACAGCACCCTCGTCATCTTTACGGGTCTGCTGCTCAAGATCCTCTTCTATCCCTTCGTCCCCCGTCCCTACGCCTCCAAAATCGCCGCCTGGTTCATCCGGCTTCTGATCTTCGTGCACGTCCGCAAAGTCGGCGAGCCCGACCCCGAGGCGCAGATGTATATCATCAACCATCAAAGCGAACTCGACATCGGCGTGATCGAGAGTACGACGCAACGCGAACTCGCCTGGGTGGCCAAAAAAGAGCTCTTTGAAGTGCCCTTTTTCTCCCTGGCCGTCCGTCTCTCCCGGGAGATCCCCCTGGAGCGCGAGAGCAAAAGCGCCCTCGTTGCCCTCCTCAAGGCGGCCAAGGAGCGCATTGACGATGGGAGAATCGTCTGTATCTTTCCGGAGGGGACGCGTTCGGAAAGCGGCCGGATGCGCCGCTTCAAACCCGGGGCGAAACTGATCGCCGACAAGCTCGGCCTGACGGTACAGCCCGTCGTGCTGATCCACACCGCCCGTTTCTTCAGCACCAAGCGCATGACGGCCGCGCCGGGAATGATCACCGCGATCTATCTGGAAAGTTTCACCGCGGACAAAAGCGATAAAAAGTGGCTTGAAACCGTGCAGCATCAGATGCAAGAAACCTATGACCGCTATGTACAAAAGGAAAACGTATGA
- the crcB gene encoding fluoride efflux transporter CrcB, with translation MSLTTLLAIGSGGFIGAVLRAYLNGLISHRVPHDLPFGTLGVNLIGSFIMGILVAYFMYTTYFSLHVKSFLSTGILGALTTYSTFAIESVMLLSGGHIALAAANIGLNALGTVLMAGGGFKLASALLR, from the coding sequence ATGAGCTTGACCACCCTGCTCGCTATCGGAAGCGGCGGCTTTATCGGTGCCGTGCTGCGCGCCTATCTCAACGGCCTCATCTCCCACCGCGTGCCGCATGACCTCCCCTTCGGCACCCTCGGCGTCAATCTGATCGGCAGTTTCATCATGGGGATTCTCGTCGCCTACTTCATGTACACGACCTATTTTTCCCTGCACGTCAAATCGTTCCTCTCGACGGGGATTCTGGGCGCCCTGACGACCTATTCGACCTTCGCGATCGAGAGCGTCATGCTGCTCAGCGGCGGCCATATCGCGCTGGCTGCCGCCAATATCGGACTGAATGCCCTGGGTACCGTGCTGATGGCCGGCGGGGGATTCAAACTGGCGTCGGCCCTGCTGCGGTGA
- a CDS encoding DegT/DnrJ/EryC1/StrS aminotransferase family protein, with amino-acid sequence MHSNTVRYIRNLFRSTGAVPLHAPRFVGNEKNYLGSCIESMEVSSEGEYVERFEGMVNEYCGSRYAVAFNSTESAMRVALVLAGTGPDCEVLTQPLAHAMTANTVDSFGAEPIFIDVERKTMGMDPDRLREFLAYNAELREGGCFNRHTGRRITACVPVHTLGFPCRIDDIRTVCDEYGIMLIEDASEAFGSAYKGTMAGRFGRCGIYGFEGHKIATCGDGGVLVCDDEALAEQARSVGTIPYLSDAQGAEQGRFSSRMSNLNAAVGCAQMEHIRTIVTKQRDLTRRYREFFAEYEEDEELQLFRMKKQNEPNCWLNALLFEAPEDRDAFLEATNAEGVAARALWPLISDLPRFSECAGTDADNARWLQERIATLPSGVR; translated from the coding sequence ATGCACAGCAACACCGTACGATATATCCGGAACCTCTTCCGAAGCACCGGGGCGGTCCCCCTTCATGCGCCGCGTTTCGTCGGCAACGAGAAGAACTACCTCGGCAGCTGTATTGAAAGTATGGAGGTCTCCTCGGAGGGTGAGTACGTCGAACGTTTTGAGGGAATGGTCAATGAATACTGCGGTTCCCGTTATGCTGTCGCCTTCAACAGTACCGAATCGGCGATGCGCGTCGCCCTCGTCCTGGCGGGAACCGGTCCCGACTGCGAAGTCCTGACCCAGCCGCTTGCGCACGCCATGACGGCCAATACCGTCGACAGCTTCGGCGCCGAACCCATTTTCATCGACGTCGAACGCAAAACGATGGGCATGGACCCCGACCGCCTGCGGGAATTCCTCGCCTACAACGCTGAACTTCGCGAGGGGGGATGCTTCAACCGCCATACGGGACGGCGCATCACCGCCTGCGTCCCGGTCCACACCCTTGGATTCCCTTGCCGCATCGACGACATCCGGACCGTCTGCGACGAGTACGGCATCATGCTGATCGAAGATGCCTCCGAGGCCTTCGGTTCTGCCTACAAAGGGACCATGGCCGGGCGTTTCGGCCGCTGCGGCATCTACGGTTTCGAAGGGCACAAGATCGCTACCTGCGGGGATGGCGGCGTACTCGTCTGTGACGACGAGGCCCTCGCCGAGCAGGCAAGGAGCGTCGGGACGATCCCCTATCTTTCCGACGCCCAGGGCGCGGAACAGGGCCGCTTCAGTAGCCGCATGTCCAACCTCAATGCCGCGGTCGGATGCGCCCAGATGGAACACATCCGTACCATCGTCACCAAGCAGCGCGATCTGACACGCCGCTACCGGGAGTTTTTCGCCGAGTATGAAGAGGATGAAGAACTGCAGCTCTTCCGGATGAAAAAACAGAACGAGCCGAACTGCTGGCTCAATGCCCTGCTCTTTGAAGCGCCCGAAGACCGCGACGCCTTTTTGGAAGCGACCAATGCGGAGGGTGTCGCCGCACGCGCACTCTGGCCGCTGATCAGCGATCTGCCCCGCTTCAGCGAATGCGCCGGGACCGACGCGGACAACGCCCGCTGGCTACAAGAGAGGATCGCCACCCTCCCCAGCGGCGTCCGCTAG
- a CDS encoding YqiA/YcfP family alpha/beta fold hydrolase, with translation MILYLHGFASCGDSTKTRLLKAHFGEAEVLSPDLPVEPDEAMAFLRRLIGQHDVSLLIGSSLGGFYATALSSEYALDAVLINPSVHPFRTLAPYVGTNTFWCSGESFEWESDYLLQLARIAERMRLPDARLLVLLQTGDELLDYTVAEAVYGDYEVIVEAGGNHRFENLGEYLERIEVFYGDA, from the coding sequence GTGATCCTTTATCTTCACGGTTTTGCCAGCTGCGGCGACTCGACGAAAACAAGACTCCTCAAGGCGCATTTCGGCGAGGCGGAGGTACTCTCCCCCGACCTGCCGGTCGAACCGGACGAAGCCATGGCGTTTCTGCGCCGCTTGATCGGGCAGCATGACGTTTCACTGTTGATCGGCTCATCGCTTGGGGGATTCTACGCGACGGCGCTGAGTAGTGAGTACGCGCTCGACGCCGTACTGATCAACCCCTCCGTCCATCCTTTCAGGACGCTCGCCCCCTATGTAGGCACCAATACCTTCTGGTGCAGCGGTGAATCCTTCGAGTGGGAAAGCGACTACCTGCTGCAGCTGGCAAGGATCGCCGAAAGGATGCGGCTGCCCGATGCGCGGCTGCTGGTCTTGCTACAGACGGGGGACGAACTGCTGGATTACACCGTGGCCGAAGCCGTCTACGGCGATTACGAGGTCATTGTGGAAGCGGGCGGCAACCACCGCTTCGAAAATCTGGGGGAGTACCTGGAGCGGATCGAAGTGTTTTACGGCGATGCCTAG
- a CDS encoding response regulator transcription factor encodes MLNIIIADDHEIVRSGLIMLIEQQEEMSVAANASSFDELMALLANGEYALLILDLNLGDKNGMESIESVSVRHPTLPILVLSAYPEDPYALQAFRAGASGYLNKAVIGAELIRAIATVAKGKKYISPTLEETMPYGTDLDKQETAMTAALSKRELEVLSLIARGLSYKEIAAELGVSPKTVSTYRTRILEKLNLSSTTDLLRFAFEHDIAVY; translated from the coding sequence ATGCTGAATATCATTATCGCCGATGACCATGAGATCGTCCGCAGCGGACTGATCATGCTGATCGAGCAGCAAGAGGAGATGTCCGTTGCCGCCAACGCCTCCTCTTTCGATGAACTGATGGCATTGCTCGCAAACGGGGAGTACGCCCTCTTGATCCTCGACCTGAACCTCGGCGACAAAAACGGCATGGAATCGATCGAAAGCGTCAGCGTACGCCATCCGACTCTGCCGATCCTGGTGCTCAGCGCCTACCCCGAAGACCCCTATGCGCTTCAGGCCTTCCGGGCCGGCGCTTCGGGCTACCTCAACAAGGCCGTCATCGGCGCCGAACTGATACGGGCCATCGCGACCGTGGCCAAAGGCAAAAAGTACATCAGCCCCACTCTGGAAGAGACCATGCCCTACGGCACCGATCTGGACAAGCAGGAGACGGCGATGACTGCCGCGCTTTCCAAACGCGAGCTGGAAGTGCTCTCCCTGATCGCCCGGGGCCTCTCCTACAAGGAGATCGCCGCGGAACTGGGTGTCAGCCCCAAAACCGTCTCTACCTACCGGACCCGTATCCTGGAGAAGCTGAACCTCTCCAGTACGACGGATCTGCTCCGTTTTGCCTTCGAGCACGACATCGCCGTCTATTGA
- a CDS encoding histidine phosphatase, which translates to MIHHAKSDWEEPGASDFERGLTDRGYRDINTIGSYLLLRGIVPDIILSSSALRAQESADKLAVKVGFDGPLLYLSELYLTPPETILETVMLQEDDADTIFVIGHNPQLTAFANMLTDEHVSKIPTMGVVAMTFDIGSWQELEERKGEIDFFIFPKQFKYYLPNQIRAVLDRNGPGAQ; encoded by the coding sequence TTGATTCATCATGCGAAATCGGACTGGGAAGAACCGGGCGCGAGCGATTTTGAACGCGGATTGACCGACAGGGGATACCGGGATATCAACACGATCGGATCGTACCTGCTGCTGCGGGGGATTGTCCCGGATATTATCCTCTCAAGCAGTGCGCTGCGGGCCCAGGAGAGCGCGGACAAGCTGGCCGTCAAGGTGGGCTTCGACGGACCGCTGCTCTACCTGAGCGAACTCTACCTGACACCCCCGGAGACAATCCTGGAAACGGTGATGCTGCAAGAAGACGATGCCGACACGATCTTTGTCATCGGGCATAACCCGCAGCTGACCGCTTTTGCGAATATGCTGACCGACGAGCATGTCTCGAAGATCCCGACGATGGGGGTTGTGGCGATGACATTCGACATCGGCAGCTGGCAGGAGCTCGAAGAACGCAAGGGAGAAATCGACTTTTTTATTTTTCCGAAGCAGTTCAAATACTACCTGCCGAACCAGATCCGGGCCGTGCTGGACCGAAACGGGCCCGGCGCTCAATAG
- a CDS encoding PAS domain-containing protein: MERPTPTDVEHEVTDVDMIVSKADADGNITYTNPIFMKVSGYTQGDLLDQPHSILRHPDMPKVIFKYLWENIKAGKEVYAFVKNLCKDGGYYLVLAQIRMAKNPDGSFRNYVSTRRRMTQKARDVILPLYAKLLEIEKSEGVEASEKALMDFLAENGQSADTFNDFMQSLNK; encoded by the coding sequence ATGGAAAGACCGACACCTACTGACGTTGAACATGAAGTGACCGACGTGGATATGATCGTCTCGAAAGCCGATGCCGACGGGAACATCACCTATACCAATCCGATTTTTATGAAAGTTTCCGGGTACACGCAAGGAGATCTGCTGGACCAGCCGCACTCCATCCTGCGCCACCCCGACATGCCCAAGGTGATCTTCAAGTACCTGTGGGAGAACATCAAAGCCGGCAAGGAGGTCTATGCCTTCGTCAAGAACCTCTGCAAAGACGGGGGGTACTACCTGGTGCTCGCCCAGATTCGTATGGCCAAGAACCCGGACGGCTCTTTCAGAAACTACGTCTCCACACGCCGCCGGATGACGCAGAAGGCCCGTGATGTCATCCTCCCGCTCTATGCGAAGCTCCTCGAGATCGAAAAGAGCGAAGGGGTTGAGGCTTCCGAGAAAGCGCTGATGGATTTTCTCGCGGAAAACGGCCAGAGTGCGGATACATTCAACGACTTCATGCAGTCGCTGAACAAATAA
- a CDS encoding FIST N-terminal domain-containing protein has protein sequence MIQFNHIYSDKEGLEKALAETGVGFDQKTVLVQMFSSLQERDAVAAIASEVLSLLPDATLIGASSAGEIVGGVMTEAQTVLGISVFEKSGIRSVSEVDTASYALGKRMGEALCREDARCIICFADGIRHSGDFLEALRAANCDNIPIAGGMAGDLFRFESTFTIHQDKVFEGGAVGVALSGEALEVFQDFNLGWRPVGKEMTITRASKNRVYTIDGKATKELYGEVLGEAIVRELPASAIGFPLIKRSGGIPVARSMIGAFEDGSVLFAGNLKEGERVQFGIGSADLVNSYIPGDAIPREEQALQAAFVYSCSARKQFLDKQLEVALDKIDAFAPSSGFFTYGEFYTSASGAELLNITSTILFLREIGTESKRFNTPLGGRKRQRAVNASEEGVFHLIDYNTKALEEQSRSLAKAERQLKEHIDGINDVLIVSKTDPNGIITYVNPNFERISGYTRGELIGQSHNIVRSPKTPDSLFVEMWQTITSGQIWHGSFANRRKDGSDYYVKSSIIPLHDEKNRIVEFFAIREDITDLIETQLAYKREHTFTQKLLNNDENIILIIRNGMTEKVNQAFFRLFPFKDLDDLRRSKRCINSLFIPKEGFLSAGGVAHPWYQKLLDEPNRIHKVLMEDKEGVVHTFSARARQVTFENDQYIFCSFNDVTELEEARVQAETAEEAQATFLANMSHEIRTPMNGILGFTGMLKKSGLNAQQLEYLEIIERSSATLLDIINDVLDFSKIQSHHMVIESIPVDLYSELSIAFSLMQPVARKKRLNYSSHFDPAMHEIILGDPTRLKQIIINLLSNAIKFTPSSGEVKLRTEVLETHPGDGQWVRFVIEDNGIGIQKEKQDRIFSAFTQANESTTREFGGTGLGLSISASLVEAMGGELKLYSKEGKGTVFYFDLLLTPYDTAATAMARTEEAPPEEETAEAAINSDMRVLVAEDLEMNRLLVQLLLSNYGIDAVFVENGREVLEKLEAATFDLILMDVNMPVLNGLDATRRIREELGSSVPIIALTANAMEGDREKFMQSGMNGYLTKPLEEKSLEAVLRQYS, from the coding sequence ATGATACAGTTTAACCATATTTATAGTGACAAAGAGGGGCTCGAAAAAGCCTTGGCGGAGACGGGTGTCGGTTTCGATCAGAAGACGGTACTTGTTCAGATGTTCTCTTCCCTGCAGGAGCGGGACGCCGTAGCTGCGATTGCGTCAGAGGTGCTTTCCCTGCTGCCCGATGCCACGCTGATCGGTGCCTCCAGCGCGGGGGAGATCGTCGGCGGCGTGATGACGGAAGCGCAGACGGTCCTGGGGATCTCCGTGTTTGAGAAGAGCGGGATCCGGTCCGTTTCGGAGGTCGATACGGCGTCGTATGCGCTTGGAAAGCGGATGGGGGAAGCGCTCTGCCGGGAGGATGCGCGCTGTATCATCTGTTTCGCCGACGGGATCCGCCACAGCGGCGATTTCCTCGAAGCCCTGCGTGCCGCCAACTGCGACAATATTCCGATTGCCGGCGGTATGGCCGGCGATCTGTTCCGGTTTGAGAGTACCTTTACCATCCATCAGGACAAGGTTTTTGAAGGCGGGGCCGTCGGCGTGGCGCTGAGCGGGGAGGCGCTGGAGGTTTTTCAGGATTTCAACCTCGGGTGGCGCCCCGTCGGCAAAGAGATGACGATCACCCGCGCCAGCAAGAACAGGGTCTATACCATTGACGGCAAGGCAACAAAAGAGCTCTACGGGGAGGTGCTGGGGGAGGCCATCGTCCGGGAGCTCCCCGCGTCAGCGATCGGCTTCCCCCTGATCAAGCGCAGCGGCGGTATTCCGGTCGCGCGTTCCATGATCGGAGCGTTCGAGGACGGGAGCGTCCTTTTCGCCGGCAATCTGAAAGAGGGGGAGCGCGTGCAGTTCGGCATCGGCAGTGCCGATCTTGTCAACAGCTACATCCCCGGGGATGCCATCCCCCGCGAAGAGCAGGCGCTTCAGGCCGCCTTCGTCTACTCCTGTTCGGCCCGAAAGCAGTTCCTCGACAAGCAGCTTGAAGTCGCACTGGACAAAATCGATGCCTTCGCCCCCTCGAGCGGATTTTTTACCTACGGCGAGTTCTATACCTCCGCATCTGGGGCGGAGCTGCTCAATATCACCTCGACGATCCTCTTCCTGCGCGAAATCGGGACAGAGAGCAAACGTTTCAACACTCCCCTTGGCGGGCGGAAACGGCAGCGGGCCGTCAATGCCAGCGAAGAGGGGGTGTTCCATCTTATCGACTATAATACGAAGGCCCTGGAGGAGCAGTCGCGGTCGCTGGCCAAGGCCGAAAGGCAGCTCAAAGAGCATATTGACGGCATCAACGACGTTCTGATCGTTTCCAAGACGGACCCTAACGGCATCATCACTTACGTCAACCCGAACTTTGAACGTATCAGCGGCTACACGCGCGGAGAACTGATCGGGCAGTCGCATAACATCGTCCGCAGTCCGAAGACCCCCGATTCGCTCTTTGTAGAGATGTGGCAGACGATTACTTCCGGTCAGATCTGGCACGGCAGTTTCGCAAACCGCCGGAAAGACGGAAGCGACTATTACGTCAAAAGTTCCATTATCCCCCTGCATGACGAGAAGAACAGGATTGTAGAATTCTTTGCGATCCGCGAAGATATTACCGACCTGATCGAGACGCAGCTGGCCTACAAGCGCGAGCATACCTTCACGCAGAAACTGCTCAACAACGACGAGAACATCATCCTTATTATCCGCAACGGGATGACGGAGAAGGTGAATCAGGCTTTTTTCAGGCTCTTTCCCTTCAAAGATCTCGACGACCTGCGGCGCTCCAAGCGCTGCATCAATTCGCTCTTTATTCCCAAAGAGGGGTTCCTCAGCGCCGGGGGCGTCGCGCACCCGTGGTATCAGAAGCTTCTGGATGAACCGAACCGGATCCACAAGGTCCTGATGGAGGACAAAGAGGGGGTCGTCCACACTTTTTCCGCCCGGGCAAGGCAGGTGACCTTTGAAAACGATCAGTACATCTTCTGCTCATTCAACGACGTGACCGAACTCGAAGAAGCGCGCGTGCAGGCGGAGACGGCGGAAGAGGCCCAGGCAACCTTCCTGGCGAACATGTCCCATGAGATCCGTACGCCGATGAACGGGATCCTCGGCTTTACGGGCATGCTGAAGAAGAGCGGATTGAACGCGCAGCAGCTGGAGTATCTGGAGATCATCGAACGCTCCTCTGCGACCCTGCTCGATATCATCAACGACGTGCTCGATTTTTCAAAAATTCAGAGTCACCATATGGTCATCGAGAGCATCCCGGTCGACCTCTATTCGGAGCTCAGCATTGCCTTCTCGTTGATGCAGCCTGTGGCCCGCAAGAAGCGGTTGAACTACTCCAGCCATTTCGATCCGGCCATGCACGAGATCATCCTGGGGGACCCGACCCGTCTGAAACAGATCATCATCAATCTGCTCTCCAACGCCATCAAGTTCACCCCTTCGTCCGGTGAAGTCAAGCTGCGTACCGAGGTCCTCGAGACCCACCCCGGGGACGGCCAGTGGGTGCGTTTCGTCATTGAAGACAACGGGATCGGCATCCAGAAGGAGAAGCAGGACCGCATCTTCAGCGCCTTTACGCAGGCGAACGAATCAACGACGCGGGAGTTCGGTGGCACCGGTCTGGGGCTCTCCATCAGCGCTTCGCTGGTCGAGGCCATGGGAGGAGAACTCAAGCTCTACAGCAAAGAGGGGAAAGGAACGGTGTTCTACTTCGACCTTCTGCTGACGCCTTATGATACCGCTGCGACGGCCATGGCACGGACGGAAGAGGCCCCGCCTGAAGAGGAAACCGCCGAAGCGGCGATCAACAGCGACATGAGAGTGCTGGTCGCCGAAGACCTGGAGATGAACCGTCTGCTGGTCCAGCTGCTCCTCTCCAATTACGGCATTGACGCGGTCTTTGTCGAAAACGGCCGGGAGGTCCTCGAGAAGTTGGAAGCCGCTACGTTCGATCTGATCCTGATGGATGTCAACATGCCGGTCCTGAACGGACTCGATGCGACACGCCGGATTCGGGAGGAACTCGGCAGCAGTGTCCCCATTATCGCGTTGACGGCGAATGCGATGGAGGGCGACAGGGAAAAGTTCATGCAGAGCGGTATGAACGGCTACCTGACCAAACCGCTGGAGGAGAAATCGCTCGAAGCGGTGCTGCGGCAATACTCCTGA
- a CDS encoding hybrid sensor histidine kinase/response regulator yields MQKFNSSELKAMLQDTTRKIDAAGDNRQINAAAEMLVTTLLDSEFASLWVFDEMEASLKRARGEDQVCEISMLDQRGVLAKSFLTLTGGIYNYLASEKEYCPETDNPDEIRMKSKIILPLIDNERLLGIVTAYSSVRHKQNFDENDMEMLEAIAPFLLNVIYRMFPEKQTEEAPEIYLSDRLKESSNAISRQIEANEQAQPAPATSDETLMFLANTVHDIRTPANALFGFLELLEGQVDNGRLLQYVRNAKESARFINELTTSILDRVSTQRERTLSKPLRITPAKFFADITNIFSANMSDKALAYLVYIDPALPKEITVDAAKLKRVIINLIGNAYKFTPTGRSVELAVVYEPDGGTIKIAVTDTGIGIAEENQQAIFRAFEQATDETAATFGGTGLGLAISAQYVHDLGGKLELESEVDKGSCFFFTLPLQTANTAPSFAPVNNPGCKIAILMDETNLPTSKNIMRYLLRMGLPKSSIIAIRSVVQAPSDATHLIAFQSSYNEQVHAYAKEKNLPLTVMEERFLSMAKTQTIPGVDVISQYGYYASTLHAMLSSRSVPKVLVADDDRINIELIKAILEEEFCMIETAQDGQSAIDLLARGILDDQPYSLLLLDNHMPKISGNDVVRELRAIEKQHSLPPAYVVSISGDPKAAASDNPHFDAYVGKPFNKKEIKRMLKAALTPRD; encoded by the coding sequence ATGCAAAAATTCAACAGCAGCGAACTCAAGGCGATGCTCCAGGATACGACGCGCAAGATCGATGCCGCCGGGGACAACCGGCAGATCAACGCGGCAGCCGAAATGCTTGTCACGACGCTCCTGGATTCCGAGTTCGCTTCGCTCTGGGTATTTGACGAGATGGAAGCTTCCCTCAAACGCGCCCGCGGAGAGGACCAGGTCTGCGAGATCTCCATGCTCGACCAGCGCGGCGTGCTGGCCAAAAGCTTCCTCACCCTCACCGGAGGGATCTACAACTATCTCGCCAGCGAAAAAGAGTACTGTCCGGAAACGGACAACCCCGATGAGATCAGGATGAAATCCAAAATCATCCTGCCGCTGATCGACAACGAACGGCTGCTGGGCATCGTCACGGCCTACTCTTCGGTCCGCCACAAACAGAACTTTGACGAAAATGACATGGAGATGCTTGAAGCGATCGCCCCTTTTCTCCTCAACGTCATCTATCGTATGTTCCCGGAAAAACAGACGGAAGAAGCGCCCGAAATCTATCTCAGCGACCGTCTGAAAGAGAGCTCCAACGCGATCAGCCGGCAGATCGAGGCGAACGAACAGGCCCAGCCGGCACCGGCCACTTCCGACGAAACCCTCATGTTCCTGGCCAACACGGTACACGACATCCGGACCCCGGCCAATGCACTGTTCGGCTTCCTGGAACTGCTCGAAGGTCAGGTCGACAATGGCCGGCTGCTGCAGTACGTCCGCAATGCCAAGGAGAGCGCCCGCTTCATCAACGAACTGACCACCTCCATCCTCGACCGTGTTTCGACGCAGCGCGAACGGACGCTCTCCAAGCCGCTGCGGATCACGCCGGCGAAGTTCTTCGCCGATATCACCAATATCTTCTCGGCGAATATGTCGGACAAGGCCCTCGCTTACCTTGTCTATATCGACCCGGCGCTGCCCAAGGAGATCACCGTCGATGCCGCCAAGCTCAAGCGGGTCATTATCAACCTGATCGGGAACGCCTACAAATTCACCCCGACCGGGCGCTCCGTGGAGCTTGCCGTCGTGTATGAACCGGACGGGGGCACCATAAAGATCGCGGTAACCGATACGGGCATTGGGATCGCCGAGGAGAACCAGCAGGCGATCTTTAGAGCCTTTGAGCAGGCAACGGATGAGACGGCCGCAACATTCGGCGGCACCGGACTCGGACTCGCCATCAGCGCCCAGTACGTCCACGATCTCGGCGGAAAACTGGAGCTGGAAAGCGAAGTGGACAAAGGGAGTTGCTTCTTTTTCACCCTTCCGCTGCAGACCGCCAATACGGCGCCCAGCTTTGCTCCGGTCAACAACCCGGGCTGCAAGATCGCTATTCTCATGGACGAAACCAACCTGCCGACGAGTAAGAACATCATGCGCTACCTGCTGCGCATGGGCCTGCCGAAATCCAGTATTATCGCAATCCGCTCCGTCGTCCAGGCCCCTTCCGACGCCACGCACCTCATCGCTTTCCAAAGCAGCTACAACGAGCAGGTGCACGCGTACGCCAAAGAGAAGAACCTCCCCCTGACGGTGATGGAAGAGCGTTTCCTCTCCATGGCGAAAACGCAAACAATCCCGGGGGTGGATGTCATCTCCCAGTACGGCTACTATGCCAGTACGCTCCACGCCATGCTTTCAAGCCGCAGCGTTCCCAAAGTCCTTGTCGCCGATGACGACCGCATCAACATCGAACTGATCAAGGCGATTCTCGAAGAGGAGTTCTGCATGATCGAAACGGCCCAGGACGGGCAAAGCGCTATCGACCTGCTCGCCAGAGGCATCCTCGACGACCAGCCCTATTCCCTGCTTCTTCTCGACAACCATATGCCGAAGATTTCGGGCAACGACGTCGTCCGGGAGCTGCGGGCCATCGAAAAACAGCACAGCCTTCCGCCCGCGTACGTCGTCTCTATTTCGGGGGACCCCAAGGCGGCCGCATCGGACAATCCCCACTTCGACGCCTATGTCGGAAAGCCCTTCAACAAAAAAGAGATCAAACGGATGCTCAAAGCGGCATTGACCCCCAGGGATTAA
- a CDS encoding response regulator — protein sequence MSKRILIVDDIGFIVEFESKVIDALSKEVSQKILIDSANSVREALSKIAQNDYDAMVVDMNLPDGSGIEIAKAAQEKNAQTRIAALTIYPQKFEPDHTFFDVFFKKPILPATYKENIRRLLQV from the coding sequence ATGAGCAAACGTATTTTGATCGTGGATGACATCGGTTTTATCGTCGAATTCGAATCGAAAGTCATTGATGCCCTCTCCAAAGAGGTGAGTCAGAAAATCCTGATCGATTCGGCGAACTCCGTCCGCGAAGCGCTTTCAAAGATCGCGCAGAATGACTATGATGCCATGGTGGTGGATATGAACCTGCCCGACGGATCGGGAATAGAGATCGCGAAGGCGGCACAGGAAAAAAACGCGCAGACACGCATTGCCGCCCTGACGATCTACCCCCAGAAGTTCGAGCCGGACCACACCTTTTTTGATGTCTTTTTCAAAAAACCGATTCTGCCGGCGACGTACAAAGAGAATATCCGCCGACTGCTCCAGGTATAG
- a CDS encoding ATP-binding cassette domain-containing protein, producing the protein MQVLSIEGLSFGYTHERALYDDFSLTLAAGEIKAIVGPSGAGKSTLFELILGNLRPRSGTIEALPASMVFQDPYSSFHPTYTVLNQIRDVADTAGMARYLDDMGLDEALLHKLPHELSGGQLQRASILRALLMKPKLLLLDEPTSALDNVIQLDVMQLLLRHLGEVGMLLITHEIDLANWCADEIVEIS; encoded by the coding sequence ATGCAGGTATTGTCGATCGAGGGGCTCTCCTTCGGCTATACGCATGAGCGGGCACTCTATGACGACTTTTCCCTGACGCTCGCAGCGGGAGAGATCAAAGCGATCGTCGGGCCCAGCGGGGCGGGCAAGAGCACCCTTTTCGAACTCATTCTCGGCAACCTCCGCCCCCGCTCCGGCACGATCGAGGCCCTGCCGGCCTCCATGGTCTTCCAGGACCCCTACAGCTCTTTCCACCCCACCTACACGGTGCTCAACCAGATCAGGGACGTGGCGGATACGGCGGGGATGGCGCGCTACCTGGACGATATGGGGCTGGACGAGGCGCTTTTGCACAAGCTCCCCCACGAACTCTCCGGGGGCCAGCTGCAGCGCGCTTCCATTCTGCGCGCGCTGCTGATGAAACCGAAGCTGCTGCTGCTTGACGAGCCGACGTCCGCCCTGGACAACGTCATCCAGCTCGATGTGATGCAGCTGCTGCTGCGCCACCTGGGCGAGGTTGGAATGCTCCTGATCACCCACGAGATCGATCTGGCCAACTGGTGCGCCGACGAGATCGTCGAAATCAGCTGA